The Culex quinquefasciatus strain JHB chromosome 2, VPISU_Cqui_1.0_pri_paternal, whole genome shotgun sequence genome contains the following window.
aaaattgacccaatctcactccttagagggggtgacattgggtcaaatgaaactaaaatgatgctcaaatacagcgatatggtaaaaacaagtcatccaacagtgtttcttgttcgatggaatcgtattgacacgctacaatgtttgaagtggagattttcaaacatttgggtagttttcgagcaattctaacaaaaatattagaaaaattatttttcgagaggtcatttttggccaaaaacgtaccccaacttaagacagctgccaaaataacaggatttgttctaggaacgagattttttcagcgaagtcattttaagatgtcccctacacaaccctttcaacagaataaactttcattgagaagaaccttagaaatggtaaaatccgtaaaaaatcactttgacccaaactcaccccccagaccgAATGTCACTCCCACCGACGGTATTTATTAGCATATTCAAGTATacttataaatattatttggtagatatcaaaactctaaaaatatgGATAAAATGATCGAAATTTTCAGTTTCAGTGTAAACAAAATCTGAACATCCTTAACTAAACTGAGTCTGTCTAATCGAGCGCAACTAGCGCAAGGTGCGGATAATCACTCGTGCCTAGCGCAGCATTGCTTAGGCGCCTCAGCATAAACACAGCCGCCTTCCCAGCCCCCAAGGTGTTCCTCCTCttatcatcatcattttaattgCACAAACCGCGCGCCATCGCAGACGCTCAAGACGACGAGCTGCACTCAGTACGGTTCGCGCACCCTCCAAAACACCTTACCGGGGACGTTTAACCGGAGGAGCGCTTAAATCTTAGTCGAGGTGGTGAAAATTAATACCGTGAGACGTTTTGTCCTCgacaccgccgccgccgccgccgggtAGTCTCTCTCGTTTGTGTTTCGGACGGTTAACGGCCACCAGAAAGTGACTTTGTGCTGAGAACCCTAGTCGAGCGTGACTCCGAGGTGGCTCGCAGTGACTCCACTTTTCGGAGCTGAAAGTCAGTCCTCAAGAAGATAGCCTTGCCGAAGCATGTGCTACCGCGAGCAGCCGCCGTGGTGGCCTCGGGGACCATCCCTGGGCCAACGCAAGCCGCAGTAAATAGTGCAATTTCCGATCAGTATTTTTTTGGCAAAACGTGCAACGTCAATTAAAATTGCACCACACTAATTGGACGCTGAATTTTTCTGTTACTACTGAACTGAACGGAAGACCATTAGAAACCAACCACGTCCACGTCCTGAACCGGAGCAGCACTCTGTCCCCAACTGTGGGCGAAGAAAAATTAGCTTTactttttataaaagttttcgcCTAGTTTTCAACCTCAAAGCCTCCAAGAGCCTGTCGAGTCTGTGTTTTATGTACCACCAAGTAGTGACAAGTGCATTCTAAATTCTATATACcaccttacaaaaaaaaagaaaaaataccaaCGAAGTACTCGTTCGACTTCTTGACCGTCTGAGAAGTTCTGCCGAAACGGAGTAGCTTCGGAAGTTTCAGAAGGTGGTGGACGCTGCAATTGATTGGTTcttgaaacaaaaacatttgGGAACTTTTGGAAGTGACTACTATGGAGATAAATTGTGAAAATGAGGGTAGGTGGTTGTGCTATGAAGAGCTGTGATGTGCAGTGAAGTGTGACTTGGCTGTTCTGTGGAACACCAGAACGTGCTCGATTCAACGATGCAAGGATAAGcgaaaaatgaaatcaaatcgGTTGTGATTCATCGAGTGTAATACTAGATAAACGAATGGAATCGACGTTGTAGCTTTTTGGGTTATTACAAGCTAAGCATTCAATGGAAGGTCCCTTTTCTGGCTGGTATCATTTTCAACATCTAGTCTTTAAAAGTGTTTGAAAGTGTGGCAAGGGTTTAGAGTGCCGATCCAAATTAGCTTTGAAACAAATTAAACCATTTTGGCTATATACTGCCGTTTTGGTCATCAGTTTCACTGTaagatttgagcaattctctacgaaatcggtcttttttcttaaattttattttttgtattatttaatccgactgaaacttttttggtgccttcggtatgcccaaagaagccattttgcatcattagtttgtccatataattttccatacaaatttggcagatggccatacaaaaatgatgtataaaattcaaaaatctgtttcttttgaaggaattttttaatcgatttggtgtcttcggcaaaattgtaggtatggatatgaactacactggaaaaaaaatgatacacgggaaaaaaaatttggtgattttttatttaactttttatcactaaaacttgatttgcaaaaaaaacactatttttatttttttttattttttgagaacttttcagaaatgtccaggttgtgcaaaaaatctttgggcgagttatgaatttttgaatcaatactaatttttccaaaaaatcaaaaattggtcgcaaaaaaaatttcaacttcattttttgatgttaaaataaatttgcaatcaaaaagttctttagtgaaattttgataaagtgcaccgtttttaagtcaaatatatttttaggtgacttttttgaaaatagtcgcagtttttcgtttttttaaataattgcacatgtttgcccacttttgaaaaatatttttgaaaagctgagaaaattctctatattttgcatttttggactttgttgatgctgagatattgacatgcatgtttaaaaacaggaaattgatgttttccaagtctaaaccgaacaacccaccattttctaatgtcaatatctcagcaactaatggcccgattttcaatgttaaaatataaaacattcgtgaaattttccgataatattaaatataaaaatataaaatatttttttcgaagagatcggaaaatttcacgactgtttcatattttaacattgaaaatcggaccattagttgctgagatatcaacattagaaaatggtgggttgttcggttgagacttggaaaacatcaatttcctgtttttaaacatgcatgtcaatatctcagcatcaacaaagtccaaaaatgcaagatatagagaattttctcagctttttagaaatattttttttcaaaagtgggcaaatatgtgcacttatttaaaaaaaatgaaaaactgcgactattttcaaaaaagtcacctaaaaattgattaaacttgaaaacggtgcactttatcaaaattccacTAAAGTTCTttgtgattgcaaatttaattttacatcgaaaaatgaagttgaaaattgtttgcgaccaatttttcgattttttgaaaaaatcagtattgattcaaaaattcataattcgctcaaagattttttgcacaacctggaaatttctgaaaagttggcatttgatgtcctctaaaacatatcaaaaaattaaaaaaaattaaaaattgtgtttttttttttgcaaattaagttttagtgataaaaagttaaataaaaaatcaccaaaatttgtttacggtgtatcatttttttccagtgtagtccatatccatacctacaactttgccaaagacaccaaattgatcaaaaaaatccttcaaaagatacagatttttgaattttcatacatcatttttgtatggccatctgccaaatttgtatggaaaattatacggacaaactaatgatgcaaaatggcttctttgggcataccgaatgcaccaaaaaagattcagtcggattaaaaaatacaaaaaaaatcgaatgaccgaaactGAAAGAACTATTCTAAAGGAACGTTCATTGCAGTTCTAATGGTAACATTATTAATGGTAACATTAAAGGGTAATACTACACCATTACATTTTACACCTTgtcaatttaaacattttctatTCATTAGAAAAGTAATTCGATTACCAATACAACGATATATCCGgaaatcattttcatcaaaatttcagaacccagcccaaaaaaaaagtgtgtaatTAACACTTTTGTGCTCATATCTTTTGAAAGGAAAGTCCGATCTCAATTTTTTGTACTCTTAgcaaaggtcttttaataactcATCTAACGATGAGTGGAATGTttgatctggacatagttttcatcaCAATATCTGACATCCGATCAAAAAAAGGTTTATCATTAGCACttgagtgctcataacttttgatagggttatcagaccttaaaatttttgaagtacttaactaaacatcaCAATTTTTAGACAGTGACTGAATGGACCCCAAGACCGATTGAATCAGATCAAAACGTTCAAAATTGGtccagccagtgccgagataatcaagCGCATCCCACCACACCCACAGACacttgctcagaatttgattctgagtcgatataaaTACGTGAAGGTGGATTTAGGATgtctaataaaaaaagttaatttttcgagtgattttataatctttcctcagtgaggaaggctaaCATGTGtgcaataaattcattttattgtGAGTATTCCCAAATTAGATATTTCatgtgtattttttcaaaagttcttacagtcatcccacatattcggaacggtttccagatcggcaaatgttcacaaaatcatagcaaatcgataattgaacttaatgattcgcttttaccttcatttgaaagcttttcttgcgatctttcgaatgctgtatcgaacatctgcaaattttaacttttatatgaagtttttgaagaattactttgacccttgaaatccataaattcggaacacttttttcttacgaatgtaaacaaactttggatccctccaggagtacatatttgtagcaaaaaaatgacttcacacactgaaaccagtgaaactcaagcttagtgatgttttatctatggtctgataacttttttttgtgaaaatatcggttaaattcaggtgttccacaatagtgggaggcacaataacatcccacaattatgaaacaggccatttcgaggcagtgttttgctgctctggacaatatagtcttggaatgaagttttttgttcaaaaagtactacttttactagtgaaatagcaagataatgtccaaatgaaggttctaaaaatagtagggtccacagaaaagctacttttggcgtgttattgacaaattatcataaaagtgttccgaatttgtgggtgttccgaatatgtgggatgactgtatctgcAGGGAAAAAAGTATTCTAGATTTACTTTCAAGTCTTTGGctatgatttttgtttacaatctAGGGAATCTGAATACAATTTGAATTCTTCCAAAATCAGATATTTATCGCTCTTCGCTTTAATGTATAAATGTCAGCAAGATTTTGCAGAGCTGAATTTTACTAGTAATGTTTCCAGAAAACCACAATTGGTTATTAAATGATGAAGTCACATCCTGTAAAACAAATCACTAAACATATTTTCACTTTATAGAAAATTGATGGCTTCACATATAGGCAAAGTTTTTCGTGATCTTTTTTGCCGTCGAACAAAATGAATTCTTTATCCAAAGTTTTACAGGtaatttgaatttatatgatttgattattttgataatattggacctattttttatcttttgtatgaagttatttatttattttaatgtttttgcaatcaaaaaatgctACCAACTTTTTATTCTTCCTCTACGCTTTTTGTTTGCAGAAAAGTTCAGAAATGTtgcttttcaattgaattttgtttcgttttatCGAAGAATacttaataatttatttttaacttggttttaatttttaacacaagtttaatataaataatacatttttctACTTTCTAACGCTTTTGCTGTAAAACGCTGTATCCAAATGCTTTTATATTCGGTAATATCCTTTTTTATGCGGATTTAAATGTATactaagaaaacaaaaatctaacaCTTTGCATCTTCTTCGTAACAAAGTCACGAAGAAGACGCATAGTACTTTTAGACTTAGCACTAACAATTTTCGAACCAAATCATTTCTACATCGTTTAACcacaaaacaaagttttgtgAAAAGGTTCGTGCCTTTACTTGCATCGCAATCGCCAGGTTCCAAACTCGCTGCAAAGTTCCGAATCTCTTCAATTTGTTCGTTAATTATTCTCATTGAACTATTTGAAACAAGATTTTAACGTATCTTTCAATGTTTCCTCTTCCTTCATTCCCAGTCCCTGAATCTAATCAGTTCCGGTCACGGTGGCAGTTGTAACACGAGCGCTCAAAGATCGCCGCGAAGACCGCACACGCCTTGCGAGTCGTCGGCGAACACACCCGGAGTTGTCACCAAGAGCAGCCTGAGCCCGAAGACGCCCCCGGTTTCGCCGGAATCGCCCGTCACCAGCTACCTGGATGACGATCTGGATTCGCTGCAGAGCTACAGCAGTTCGGTGGCGAGCGGAATGTCGTGTGACCACCCGTACGTGGCACGCAACGGGACCACGTTCAGTGGTCGCAAGATGAAATACGTAGTGCACTGCTCGAGCCATGCGGGCCAAACGGGCGAGGATTACCTGACGCCGACGCAGCGAGCCCAGCGCCAGATCCGGCGGCTGAAGGAGCTGCTGTCGCAGGCCCGCATGGATCTGGAGCAGCGCGACAGTGAAATCCTAAGACTTACCAAAGAGGTCGTTGAGTTGCGACTGTTCAAAGCGTCGCTCAGTTCCCCGGAGGAACGTTCCAACTCGAGCGACGCCGTAACGGTGCGTGAGAACACCACCAACGATGCGAACACGCCCAGCTCGCAGGGCATCTCGCCGATCGTGGATCAGACCGACGAAGGAGTTGTAGGGCTAGGAGTCAAGGCTAGTCCCCGGCACCATCTGCACAACCATGGCATCCACCAGGTGCAGTTCATGGAGAAGATGTCCACGTCGGAGATGGCCAGCTCGTTCGCCGATTCGGGCCACTTTGAGGACATTACGACCTCGTCGATACACTCCAAGGACTCGTACGTGCACACGCAGGATCGTGCTTGCGGAAGCGACGAGGAGATCGACGCCGAACGGCAACGGCTCGTCGAGATGTACGAGGCGCGCATCGAGGAACTGGTCAAGCAGCAGGAAGCGGACGCCCAGCAGGTGCGCATGTCCAACAACGATCGCGTCGAGGCGCTGCTGCAAAAGCTGGCCGAGTCCAACAGCCGATACTGTGATCTGGTCCCGGACCACGAACAGGTAAGCCCTCGCTCAACTGTTTCTCCTTAGAAGCGTCCTTTATTAACTTACGCTTCATTCCTCAGGCAAAGGAGCGCATCCGCGAGCTGGAGAAGCAGCTCGAGGAGCTCCACTTGCAACTGCAGGAGCAGGAGGACAAAGCCAACAAGATGTATCTGCACATGTACGCCAAGGGCCAGGAAGCGGAACGGCAGGAGCAGGCGGACCGCGTGATCGACATGGCGCGCCAGTCGCCCAGCCGGGTTTCGGTGCCGGAACTGATGCAGCAACTCCAGGTGACCCAGGAGGAATTGGAGAACATACGGGTAAGTCGGGCGGGATTCGGAAAGGGGAACTTCAAATCTCTTTCCGTCTATATATTCTTCGTcgctctctctctatctctctgtCTATGTCTATCCGTAATGTGTTGTTCGGCAAGCATCGTCGTGCCGTCATCGCTCGTGATTCTACAATAAAGCCCCTCTGTACACAATCCCCATCCCACATTCCACAATTCCTAACCCACTGTTACTGTTCTAAAATTGTATTAAAGGTGATAATCACTTGTTCAAACCAGCTTTCCAGTCATAATTCATCCATGTGCTTTTCGAGAAAAGCGTGCTCAaattagcagcagcagcactttcTCGGACCCCATCTCTGTCCATCACACTTCATCTCGCATCGAATCGTGATGGTGTGGTGctacttttttctttttgttgtcGATGTTTTGTTTTCACCCCTTGCCGCCACCCATGTGTACATGTTTTTCAGGCTATGTTGGGTGGAACTGgagccttttaaaaaaatgatcgatTCCGTAATTCGGTAATTTGGAAAAATGGTCGCTGAGCGAGTTTCTCAGGCAAATTACGGCTTGATTTGATAATGCTCAGTGATACACAGCGTGAACTTTTGAAAAGAGATTTTCTGATTGGGTTCGTATCTTCCAAGTGTTTTCGACAAAATTGTTGGTATTAGgtttctacacacaaaaaaatatttccgaatgttacatcatttatgatgtaacacttttgcacgtcattaaacatttaaatttaaatgcaatttgatgtaaatttgcgacaaattatacgtaaaaacgtgattttacgtttgattcaaccgtttacgtcgaatctcaagtttacatcaactgagtttacatgtgattcattttttccgtttcgagtaaattcacatatttttttctgtgtaattcaTGAACGCAGACTATAAGCGGTTATAATTTAACTTTTCACCCTCCATTAAAGGGCTGAACTATATACTTAATGGTACATAATTTATCATAAAactgtaaactttttgcatgattagaaagttccaaaattcaactagGTTTGTCTAATACGGGGTTTTGAACAAAATGGTTCTTTgagtcatgccaagcgtttgaaataatcatttttaaccGCTATATCAAAATACAGTACagactcggttatccgaaggcctcggaaaaaaatcacttcggataatcgaatcacgaaaaaaaaatcgttgcccAATTTTTtcttgtcgagcttaagtatgacccctaaactacgttaaagtgatttaaaacttttaaattcaagatggcggccaatatggcggtgttgaaatattgaaaaatgaattttagtatttaataggcaatcaaatattcaaatttgactaaaatggggttgcagaactcgaatttgatttttaaaacaagaaaaagaaaaaaaaaatttttgttcgtgattcgattatccgaaatcctATACAAACATTCGGAtattcgaacttcggataatcgaaacttcggataatcgagtcgaaATTGTATTagtaaaaaattgaaactaaactaaactaatgattttctttatgtttcttCTACAACTGTACAATTGTGTTCAAAGTATAACAAGTtgaatatgaaaaatatttgaaacctttaaatattcatattttGTCCAAAATTTAGCGTACAAAGGCTGATAATTAtggtttacaaaacattttttttcaaattgcagTAAGCCATTTTCAACTATGCTGAAGAAATCAAtgtacaaaaaaactaaaccaGTCCATGAATGGGACTAAGTGCGCTAGAATGGAGCTTTTCCAGTAAAATTTAGATTCCCCGACaacgatacacagaaaaaaatatttctgtaaatttacattatttatcatgtaccaaaaggtatcatgataaatgatgtatatttacattaggttcattggaaacttacattagattcattggaaatttacattagttttgaaaatttacattagttttggaatttacattagttttgaaatttacattagttcaaatcaactcattctgattggccaatgggaatgagaagctcgacttggattgcagtaggaaaagggtgtgttctatgttctattttaaaatgagtgaagcgggcagcaaaaggaaattatgattttaaaaagttgtttcacaggtaggggacgctttctcgtcgacggccaagtggaataacgctggactggaatcgtacggacgacgggtagaatgttcggtgttactgctgctacccgctgccgaggctcaggcagtgggccagcgaagtatgagagcgatagaaagagaaccaaatatttctatttttagttcgggtagttttgaagtcaacgtttggcagaaatacattggatatatgatttacattaaataggaatttacaggaagccgaacacgggtagaaattcatcagatttgagtttccatgctaaACGTTTCCATtggattcatgatttacattagatttagatttacattggagtcatttccatgactttttacactttacatcatatttcaacattacattgagtgagtttacataagaaacagtaattacgtgctgtgtaaatttacatatttttttctgtgtgtcttcagaagagttgttacaaatggaaaggggtaacttttggtttggtttaaaaattaggGTGGGTCACGTTTTGGGTGATGAAAATCTAACTTATCAGGTataattttgggatttttttttgtcttctaaaaagttgttggacttgccaatccaagcaactttgtcaaagacaccaaaattttatctcgtaatctacgccttctacgaacaaatttatagaaagcatctgatcaaacctttaaaaattagtttttgaacgtggcaattatggttaagttttagagaaaagtaatgttcggggcacttttaaagcactaaaaaaaacatttatattatttgacaagtcaatttggacttaaggatcAAAAGCCATTTTAAGGCAAAAAAcatgcatttttaaaacttaattaTCTCGAAAAGACGCAAGCCAAATTTCAAGTACCAGGTTGAATTTGAAAGAGGAAAAGGCGCAGGCCAAATTTTAAACGCCAGATTGCATTCGAAAGAGGAGATAaaacactacaaacgctgaaaaaatctcagaggtgtttttctCTAAATGCGAAATATCTTCATtttaaaaagtctaattttcaagggaaacgcatatggaaccaccctaacgaaattcgaaaattatccaaatatatgtttttctatgTAAGTTTGCCCGCTGATTCTGAATcagccctcagaattgagtcaaagtgtcaaaaaaatgatttttagtcATATGTTGGGTTTCAATGCAAAATTATCGTATACACCTAAAAaagaccaaaattcattttttttacacttttgcTCAAACCTGAGGGCTGATTCAgaatcagcgggcaaaattacatagaaaaacatatatttgaaaatttttcgaatttcgttagggtggtcccatatgggttccccttgaaaattagacttttttaaatgaagatatctcgagtttagagaaaaacacctctgagattttttcagcgtttgtagtgctggatctcctctttcgaatgcaacctggcgattaaaatttggcctgcgccttttcaacatatttatgttgaaaaatgcatttttttgcctTAAAATGACTGTAGCTTTTGATCTTTAAGTTCAAATTTACtggtcaaataataaaaatgttttttagagctctaaaagtgccccgaaatcagttttctctaaaacttaaccctgaattgccacttcaaaaaactgatttttgaaggtttgctcagatgctttctataaa
Protein-coding sequences here:
- the LOC6040130 gene encoding uncharacterized protein LOC6040130 isoform X1, coding for MSSKPATPLEQRRGYPGENESTRIPVLSPTPFRRSYSLRMRTSRSFHDYQHYRDVDVGCCVCDYGGVGGPAMHHPATNLSSPSTSSGVKVKNSLANGAKPASHHHHHARDTSAPGQSPQDTTAGGKDTLLPNGIVGHGHHGHHHHGSNNNNNGSCGQKSLCSSSQSTRKNSLQKNDRGMSLNLISSGHGGSCNTSAQRSPRRPHTPCESSANTPGVVTKSSLSPKTPPVSPESPVTSYLDDDLDSLQSYSSSVASGMSCDHPYVARNGTTFSGRKMKYVVHCSSHAGQTGEDYLTPTQRAQRQIRRLKELLSQARMDLEQRDSEILRLTKEVVELRLFKASLSSPEERSNSSDAVTVRENTTNDANTPSSQGISPIVDQTDEGVVGLGVKASPRHHLHNHGIHQVQFMEKMSTSEMASSFADSGHFEDITTSSIHSKDSYVHTQDRACGSDEEIDAERQRLVEMYEARIEELVKQQEADAQQVRMSNNDRVEALLQKLAESNSRYCDLVPDHEQAKERIRELEKQLEELHLQLQEQEDKANKMYLHMYAKGQEAERQEQADRVIDMARQSPSRVSVPELMQQLQVTQEELENIRDANYQQESGSSHVLLSAKEAISLWLLGARKTMYKRLIDAQQTKNKVDPEVTLQFLKSAIYYFLTDKENSQGHLNAIESILGFSDAEKCNIDKARAYK
- the LOC6040130 gene encoding uncharacterized protein LOC6040130 isoform X2; the protein is MSSKPATPLEQRRGYPGENESTRIPVLSPTPFRRSYSLRMRTSRSFHDYQHYRDVDVGCCVCDYGGVGGPAMHHPATNLSSPSTSSGVKVKNSLANGAKPASHHHHHARDTSAPGQSPQDTTAGGKDTLLPNGIVGHGHHGHHHHGSNNNNNGSCGQKSLCSSSQSTRKNSLQKNDRGMSLNLISSGHGGSCNTSAQRSPRRPHTPCESSANTPGVVTKSSLSPKTPPVSPESPVTSYLDDDLDSLQSYSSSVASGMSCDHPYVARNGTTFSGRKMKYVVHCSSHAGQTGEDYLTPTQRAQRQIRRLKELLSQARMDLEQRDSEILRLTKEVVELRLFKASLSSPEERSNSSDAVTVRENTTNDANTPSSQGISPIVDQTDEGVVGLGVKASPRHHLHNHGIHQVQFMEKMSTSEMASSFADSGHFEDITTSSIHSKDSYVHTQDRACGSDEEIDAERQRLVEMYEARIEELVKQQEADAQQVRMSNNDRVEALLQKLAESNSRYCDLVPDHEQAKERIRELEKQLEELHLQLQEQEDKANKMYLHMYAKGQEAERQEQADRVIDMARQSPSRVSVPELMQQLQVTQEELENIRTMYKRLIDAQQTKNKVDPEVTLQFLKSAIYYFLTDKENSQGHLNAIESILGFSDAEKCNIDKARAYK
- the LOC6040130 gene encoding uncharacterized protein LOC6040130 isoform X3 gives rise to the protein MNSLSKVLQSLNLISSGHGGSCNTSAQRSPRRPHTPCESSANTPGVVTKSSLSPKTPPVSPESPVTSYLDDDLDSLQSYSSSVASGMSCDHPYVARNGTTFSGRKMKYVVHCSSHAGQTGEDYLTPTQRAQRQIRRLKELLSQARMDLEQRDSEILRLTKEVVELRLFKASLSSPEERSNSSDAVTVRENTTNDANTPSSQGISPIVDQTDEGVVGLGVKASPRHHLHNHGIHQVQFMEKMSTSEMASSFADSGHFEDITTSSIHSKDSYVHTQDRACGSDEEIDAERQRLVEMYEARIEELVKQQEADAQQVRMSNNDRVEALLQKLAESNSRYCDLVPDHEQAKERIRELEKQLEELHLQLQEQEDKANKMYLHMYAKGQEAERQEQADRVIDMARQSPSRVSVPELMQQLQVTQEELENIRDANYQQESGSSHVLLSAKEAISLWLLGARKTMYKRLIDAQQTKNKVDPEVTLQFLKSAIYYFLTDKENSQGHLNAIESILGFSDAEKCNIDKARAYK